A window of Salvia splendens isolate huo1 chromosome 8, SspV2, whole genome shotgun sequence genomic DNA:
taatattattcacctcactttttcaatcactttatctcatatcttcattctctctctttctctaaaaattttaggatgcaaaaaattaaaataaaaaagagggaacatcatttttgctccacgaactttgccaaagtatcattttaggtctgtgaactttgaaaatatcattttaggtccgtgaactttgagttagtgtcatttgaggtactttttactatttctaagtttttttggacaaaaataccctcaataccttaaagtgtatatattttaaataaatttatcatatactcataattttttataaatattttcacaatatatttttgacaaattttctaaatataatttgaccttaaatattatcacttaattttgtgacatgcaagtaaaattgcttcttcaattttttatatatttttttaaaaaattgaataaagaacttttctttaataataaaaaattgaataaagatcttttcttgcatgtcacaaaattaaatgataatattgaagttcaaattatatttagaaaatttgtcaaaaatatattgtaaagatatttataaaaagatctttattcaattttttattattaaagaaagttctttattcaatttaaaaaaaattaatataaaaaattgaagaagcaattttacgtgcatgtcacaaaattaaggggttttttctttttttattctagacTAGAATTAACATTCCTCAAGTGTActggattttttttgtttcggaATTAGGAaaaacgcatgaccctcatgcgtcacccattaatgaaacgcatgaccgtAATGCGTTTTATGGTAAGACGCATGAGAGTGAtgcatttttcaaattttttttattttaattgaaagacGGGTAAAACGCATGACTCTCATGCGTTTCTcttcaaaacatcaaatggctTTGTGGTTCAATAAGTAAGAATGCCATATTGTGGCTGAGAATACCTCTGTTCGAATCCCAGCTGCTACACTACAATTTTTTTAGATACCCCTATATATGACTTAAATTCTCATTTCGTGACCTTGAAATTAGAAGTAGATTTGCTACTGTACAGCCAAGAATTTTCGAGAAAGTCTCCGtatacatgcatatatataatGTGTATATGATATATTGATATGACTTGGTGTTTGTTATATTCCTAGATATCGTCTCCATTAAATCTGCAAATCagttattataatttttatgattGTAAAGTCcttcatattattttttatgtaattattaaaataagcTTGTGTTGTGTGCCAATCATAATATTGCTGCGATCGACAAAATTTAAagcataattaatttttattggtCATAATTTTTGTTACATAAAACACTTCAAAATAATTGTGGTGTGGCTGCTGGGATTCAAACCCAGATATCCACAGCCACAATATGACATTCTTACCACTGAACTacaaatccatttgatgttttgaagAGAGACGCATGGGTGTCATGCGTtttaccctaagacgcatgaaattaaaataaaaaaaattgaaaaacgcaTCACGCTCATGCGTCTTACCATGAAACGCATTacggtcatgcgtttcattaatgaatgacgcatgagggtcatgcgtttttcctaaatccggaacaaaaaaaagtccagtacacttGAGGAATGTTAATTCTAgtctagaataaaaaaagaaaaaaccccaaaattaagtgataatatttaatggcaaattatatttagaaaatttgtcaaaaatatattgcaaagatatttataaaaaaatatgagtatatgataaatttattaaaaatatatacactttaaggtattgagggtattttcgtctaaaaaaacttgaaaatagtaaaaagtatctcaaatgatactaactcaaagttcacggatctaaaatgatattttcaaagttcacggacctaaaatgatactttggcaaagttcgtggaccaaaaatgatgttccctcaataaaaaatgtagtatgaaattcttaaatatactaattttgattgttatttgattattttttaatattaaaaagtattatttaatttaaaaataaattcttaatttttaattaatcataatatttaatattaaaaacttATTGAATCAGAATACAATTAAATTTAGCtaagatttattttaattttttacttcccTAAATttttaggtactcaaactataagaaaatatcatatttagtactagagagaaagataaagaaaatatcaaatctagtacctagatatttttttttcaaaaattaactcctatataagggaggaaattacaaataaactcctatattatatagataggaggaaattacaactgatgttaAGAGGGGTCGAACTCgacacctcatgcaataatgtctaagctccttgtcgctaggacaaaggctctggacaaatccagtacctagatatgaaagtccaaaaatgctcttaatgccTTTGGGGGTATTTTTGGTGCAAAATtatgatgaatagtgaaaaagtataaaaaatgtgattacGCCTTAGTTCAGGGACTGCCACGATATTTTTACAATTTAGGTAACGCATAGTTCAAGTACCATTTGCGTAGTTGACTCAACAAAATTTAAGTCCTTTCgtagagaaaaaaaatctcATCAGTTGACATCGCATTTTGAAAATTGTTGGAATGGGATAGGATCTTTAtgtaaaatatactactactattctctctttttttgagATAGGATCTACTATTCTCTATGAGATAGGAATACAGGATGATCAAAAATTAAAGATTTTGTTTTCCTAAACAAacgataaaatcaaaatgaaaaagaatTGAGCAGCAACTATTAAACCACAAAACTTAATTATGATGACACTTTCAAATTTAAAGACCTTGCCATGGAAGATTCGGACTTTAGAACTTTGGGCTTAGACATTACCTCTCTATTACTTGACCAACTCAGTACGACCACTCTATAAGAAGAAGAGGATGCTCAGCATTGGTAGCTTAGCACATAGCACTTTAGGCATATGCATAAACTATTAGGGATTGAGCGCGATTAAAAACTCTGAGTTTCAAATTTAACTTTAATATTGTTAATGTGATTATCCAGTTTTGGCTCGTTTTTTAATCAAACCAAACCGAATCAGAAAACTGAAATTTGTcaaatttttaaattgaattgaactGTAAATTGTGGGGGGGGGAAACGAATCAAATTTTAAGTTTCAATTTGGTATAGATCGAATATTCGTCTAAGTGAATTGTTGGTGAATGCGAATCAACGTTTATAGATGGTTGTATTCCACGGTATCATTGAATTTTATCGACAGTCGCAAATCTCTCGGTAAACTACTACCAATGTTATTTTGTAGTGCAACACAAGTTGTAACTTGACAAATGTATTAAAACGTGATTCTTTATTTTTGATTCTTAGGGGAAAAAATCCAACACAAATCCGAGCTCTCGTTCATCATCTCTCATACAAATCCAAACAacacaacccaaaaaggaaaaaagaaaatgaaaaacaagAAAACAGAAAGATATAAACCAAACACTTGTgcataaataaatatagaagTTAGAAGGAAAGAAGgcgcaaaaagaaaaaaatgaaaatcaacAGGTAGGGAGATCAGCCGGCGGTGGAGGCAGTTTCTGTCCTGGTAATTCTCCGTCCAACACAATCCACGCCATCTTCAAACCCCAGCTCAAATGCACCTCAAAATGACAGTGCATGAACCAAACACCTGCAAATTAAACTCATCAACATAATACTAATACaactattttcaattttatcattattagtagtggagTACTTAATAGCCAATTCACCTGGATTATCAGCCCTGAAGCGGATGGCAGCCCAGCCTCCCGAGGGCACGCCGATGGTGTTcctctccacggggtccaccaGGTTGAACTTCGCCGGGTCCTTTCTAGGGTCGAAGTTGCCGAATCCCTGCCCAACGACATAGAAGTTGTATCCATGGAGATGGAGCGGATGGCTCTCCGCCCCGAGAATGCTCGTGTCCTGCAGCACCACCTCCACCGTCGTGTTGAAGGGCAGCACCACCGTCTTCGTCCCGTTGCTCACTCTCGTGTTGTTCGGCGGCATGCCCGTGTAGTTGAACGGCACCAAGGGCGACGCCGGGAAGTCCGTGGTGTAGACGCCGTTGTTTCTGCCGGAGAAGTAAGTCTGCAGGAGCGCCACCGTAGTGGGGTTCGTGAAGGAGACGTTGTTCATCGAGGCCGCGAACATGGACCCGTTCGGCCCCTGGCAGGTCTTGTTTTTGGGGCAGGGGTTGCTCCCCAGCCCCACCGTGAACAAGAACTTCTTGTCCACTGTTTGCGGCACGTTGGCCGGGCTCGCGAGGCTGCGGAACTTGCTGCTGAAGTTGGCCACCACGGAGGTGGCGTTGAAAGGGGGGAGGGGCTGGATTTTGAGGGGGGTGGTGCTGGATGTTTTGTGAGGGAGTTTGTATTGGAGGATTCCGGCGACGGTGGTGTTGTCGAAGGTGCCTTGGCCGGTGAAGTAAGGGCTGGCGGCCATGTAGAAGGTGGTTGCGGAAGGGTTAGTCTTGGTCTTGAGCAGGACGTTGGTGGTCTGCCCTGGCGCGATTACTATTATGTCAGTCTCGAATGGCTTCACGTAGACTGCGTCTGCTTCGACCACGGTGAACGTGTGGTTGGAGATTTTGAAGAAGAGTTCGTCGTTGAGCGCAGCGTTGATCATTCGGAGAAGGTACGTCTTCCCTGGCCTCACCCTCAGTTTGAATGTTTCTGcgacaaaaacaaaaattataaaaatagttgAGTTTGTTTTCGAGAATTTCAGGGGAAATACCGTTGGCAGAGCAGTTGTACAAGGGACCGGGGAGTCCGTTGATGGTGTATGCATCGGAGACGTTGGGGCCGCCGCCTGTCTTCAGAGCCTGGCTTATGACTGCCTCTGTATCAGCATTGAACCACTCCCCTGTCATGGTAGCACATGAACATAAGACagtattatatactccattataGCATCTGATAGTTTATGTTTAGAAACTATACCGAAGATTATTGGAACTTCTTTATGGGGTTTGGGGAAAGGATAGGAAGTGTTCTTGAATGGTAGGATAATGAGAGGGCCATGGAGAGTGGCTCTGAGCCATGAGATGTGAGCATGCCACCACAAGGTTCCTCTCTGCCCTGTGATGCTGAAATTGTAAGCGTAGCTCTGCCCGGTCTGGATCGGGCATTGGGTCACGTATGCCGGCCCATCTGCCCACCCGCTCAACAGCTGTCTAATCCCGTGCCTGGTGTAAGAAAATGCGGTCACTTAAGAAACTAATCCACCATTTTCTGATTTTGGATTTCAATGAaatagtgtagtgtgtgtaccAGTGGAAGCTGACATTGTTGGATACATGGTTGGTCACGTTGATCACAACGCGGTCGCCCTCCCTTGCAACAACCGGAGCCCCAGGAAACTTCCCGTTCACGGTCAGAATGGTCTTAGTCTTGCACAATCTGGTCACATTATGGAGCTGCACCTGCAATACATCATTTTAACACGTTACAAGCTATAAACAAGTTGTAACAGCAGCAGCACTAGTAGGGAGTAGTAGTTACATTGAACGGGTAGTGGCGGGTAATGCCTTGGACCGAGAAGCCAAGGTGCataaagatgaagagagaaaagagGAATGGGGGGATTGGAGAGGCCATGTGCTgtaatgtgagagagaaaggTAGCCCATGGAAATGCAAGGATAATTTGTTCATCTTATATAGGATGGATTCTTATGTTTAAGAAATTACAGTATGACAATGAAGAAAATTATACCTAAAGAAAA
This region includes:
- the LOC121743620 gene encoding laccase-2-like; its protein translation is MASPIPPFLFSLFIFMHLGFSVQGITRHYPFNVQLHNVTRLCKTKTILTVNGKFPGAPVVAREGDRVVINVTNHVSNNVSFHWHGIRQLLSGWADGPAYVTQCPIQTGQSYAYNFSITGQRGTLWWHAHISWLRATLHGPLIILPFKNTSYPFPKPHKEVPIIFGEWFNADTEAVISQALKTGGGPNVSDAYTINGLPGPLYNCSANETFKLRVRPGKTYLLRMINAALNDELFFKISNHTFTVVEADAVYVKPFETDIIVIAPGQTTNVLLKTKTNPSATTFYMAASPYFTGQGTFDNTTVAGILQYKLPHKTSSTTPLKIQPLPPFNATSVVANFSSKFRSLASPANVPQTVDKKFLFTVGLGSNPCPKNKTCQGPNGSMFAASMNNVSFTNPTTVALLQTYFSGRNNGVYTTDFPASPLVPFNYTGMPPNNTRVSNGTKTVVLPFNTTVEVVLQDTSILGAESHPLHLHGYNFYVVGQGFGNFDPRKDPAKFNLVDPVERNTIGVPSGGWAAIRFRADNPGVWFMHCHFEVHLSWGLKMAWIVLDGELPGQKLPPPPADLPTC